Part of the Candidatus Stygibacter australis genome, GCCAATGTCATTTCACCATCTTCTGTTTCTGTATATGAATAGATATAAGCTTCTTCATCATCTTCGGGCAACAGTACTATGTATTTTTTACCGTCCATCTCGAATTCGTCTATAATGGCGCATTCCACTTGCTCACCATCAAAATCAAGGGTTAAAAAATATTCTTCCTGATCCAATTCTTCTTCTTCCACTTCCACTTTCTTTTTGTCGTCACTCATTTTGACCTCCTGTGCTGTTATTTTAACAGCAGGCATTTTTTTGTTGCTACCACTTCACTGTCCAATTCAAGCTGATAAAAATATACCCCGGCAGCTATAGGTAATCCTTCCTGGGTTTTTCCATCCCAGTGGAAGCTGTAATTCCCTGACCCCATATTTTCGTCAATCAAAAGTCTTGTCATTTGTCCTTTAAGGTTGTAGATTGCCAATTTTACCTCACCTGGGCTTGATAAACTAAATTCAAATTCCGTGCCATTTGATCTGCTATTACTCGCCATAAAAGGATTAGGAAAATTATTTTTCAATTCCGCTACTGCAGGAATATCATTTTCATCTGTATCAAGGTTAGGAATTTCCAATATGATTGGAATCGAAAGCTCCTGATTATAATCTGTACGGAATGTCAAATATGCCTGAAATATTCCATAAGGCATTCCCGCAGTATCAACTGTGAAATCCAGTGTAATGCTTTCCTGTGGTTCGATCGATCCTGATGTTTCCGGTAAGGTCAACCAGTTTACGGGTACATCAATAACGCTGAATTCACCTGTCATCACAGAAATGATGGTTTCTTCTCCCTCAGCAATGATCCTGATCTTGCCATTATCAGTTGGAGGGATATTTAAGATGAATTCATAAGAACCCGTATTGGGTGCATTACTTACCAGGTTATCCCAATAATAACCACCAGTTGTGCTGTAATCAATATCAACAGTGCTGATACCTCCAGTATAATTCCACTGAATAGTCTCATTGGTTCCATATTCGAGTACGGAACCGTTGACTGGATTTGTTATCACCAGTCCTCTGATTGCAAAATTATTATCTGAAGTATCATACTCAGT contains:
- a CDS encoding DUF1292 domain-containing protein, with amino-acid sequence MSDDKKKVEVEEEELDQEEYFLTLDFDGEQVECAIIDEFEMDGKKYIVLLPEDDEEAYIYSYTETEDGEMTLANLEEDEFKKAADFYMEQNSIDE